The Strix uralensis isolate ZFMK-TIS-50842 chromosome 13, bStrUra1, whole genome shotgun sequence genome window below encodes:
- the CHMP1B gene encoding charged multivesicular body protein 1b: MSNMEKHLFNLKFAAKELNRNSKKCDKEEKAEKAKIKKAIQKGNMEVARIHAENAIRQKNQAINFLRMSARVDAVAARVQTAVTMGKVTKSMAGVVKSMDATLKSMNLEKISALMDKFEHQFETLDVQTQQMEDTMSNTTTLTTPQNQVDMLLQEMADEAGLDLNMELPQGQTGSVGTSVASAEQDELSQRLARLRDQV, from the exons ATGTCCAACATGGAGA AACACCTGTTTAATTTGAAGTTTGCTGCAAAGGAGCTCAACAGGAACTCAAAAAAATGTGAcaaagaagaaaaggctgagaaagctAAAATTAAGAAG gcaATTCAGAAGGGTAACATGGAAGTCGCACGAATACACGCGGAGAATGCAATCCGCCAGAAGAATCAAGCCATCAACTTCTTGCGCATGAGTGCCAGGGTAGACGCTGTAGCCGCCAGAGTTCAGACTGCAGTGACAATGGGCAAG GTAACGAAGTCAATGGCAGGAGTAGTTAAGTCTATGGATGCCACACTGAAGAGCATGAACTTGGAAAAG ATATCTGCACTAATGGATAAATTTGAGCATCAGTTTGAAACACTAGACGTTCAGACACAACAGATGGAAGACACAATGAGCAACACTACTACACTAACGACACCACAA AACCAAGTGGATATGCTTCTACAAGAAATGGCAGATGAAGCAGG TCTTGATCTGAACATGGAACTACCTCAGGGACAGACAGGTTCTGTTGGTACAAGTGTTGCCTCAGCAGAACAG GATGAGCTGTCACAGAGACTGGCCCGCCTTCGTGATCAAGTTTAA